From the genome of Pelobacter propionicus DSM 2379, one region includes:
- a CDS encoding Mur ligase family protein produces the protein MTTPRKKIHWLKTRWQFLRYLICRRFYDKTTAIAVTGSCGKTSTTHFLGKILSDRDSCRIGILFNCRKAIIKNLRRVNSSHRFVLQEVGVEGTGCMNERLPLLRPRIGIVTSVGQDHYCNFRTLEATAFEKGKLIEFLPESGVAVLNADDPHVLAMARRSKARVLTYGLWEEADVRGSDIRCAWPERLSLAVTYQGESVRIETGLFGSLLASSILAAVCGALAAGIDLKQCAASLHAVESFPRRMTIHATSQRAWYICDTAKAPYWTVAKVLEPMTDAAAPRKTVVFGSFSDTSGSSSSKYRSMAREALNVADRVFFVGNKAQHIRRLLTPETDGRLFMVESLQAAARLLAEDVVADELILIKSSNMEHAERLYFSQDRLLNCWKPTCRQSISCEHCPESGLRASS, from the coding sequence ATGACGACCCCACGAAAGAAGATCCACTGGCTGAAGACCCGGTGGCAATTCCTTAGATATTTGATATGTCGGCGCTTTTATGACAAAACCACGGCAATTGCCGTAACGGGCAGCTGTGGCAAGACCAGCACCACCCATTTTCTGGGAAAAATCCTCTCGGACAGAGACTCATGCCGCATTGGCATCTTATTCAACTGCCGGAAGGCTATTATAAAAAACCTGCGCCGGGTGAACAGCTCCCACCGTTTTGTGCTCCAGGAAGTGGGGGTAGAAGGGACGGGATGCATGAATGAAAGATTACCTCTACTTCGTCCCCGCATCGGCATTGTGACAAGTGTCGGCCAGGACCATTACTGCAACTTTCGGACGCTGGAGGCAACCGCGTTCGAAAAAGGAAAGCTGATCGAATTTCTCCCAGAATCCGGAGTGGCCGTACTCAACGCCGATGATCCCCATGTGCTCGCCATGGCCCGGCGTTCCAAGGCGCGCGTCCTGACCTACGGGCTATGGGAGGAAGCGGACGTGCGCGGCAGCGACATACGCTGCGCCTGGCCGGAACGCCTGTCACTGGCCGTTACGTACCAGGGTGAATCCGTACGCATCGAGACCGGTTTGTTCGGAAGCCTGCTGGCCAGTTCCATCCTGGCGGCAGTCTGCGGCGCCCTTGCGGCCGGGATCGACCTGAAGCAGTGTGCCGCGTCCCTTCACGCCGTGGAGAGTTTTCCGCGCAGGATGACGATCCACGCCACCTCGCAACGGGCTTGGTACATCTGCGACACAGCCAAAGCTCCGTACTGGACTGTTGCCAAGGTGCTCGAGCCGATGACCGATGCCGCTGCTCCCCGAAAGACGGTCGTGTTCGGCTCGTTTTCAGATACATCAGGCTCATCCTCAAGCAAATACCGCAGCATGGCCAGAGAGGCGCTGAACGTTGCGGACAGGGTCTTTTTCGTTGGAAACAAGGCTCAGCACATTAGAAGGTTGCTCACCCCCGAGACGGATGGGCGGCTCTTCATGGTGGAATCACTCCAGGCGGCAGCCCGTCTTTTGGCCGAGGATGTGGTTGCCGATGAGCTCATCCTGATCAAATCCTCGAACATGGAACATGCCGAACGCCTGTATTTCAGTCAAGACCGTCTCCTTAACTGCTGGAAGCCAACCTGCCGCCAGTCCATCAGCTGCGAACACTGTCCGGAGAGCGGGCTGCGGGCCTCATCCTGA
- the lptF gene encoding LPS export ABC transporter permease LptF: MIIERYIVREICAPLVVICTVLIMIFSGFSAVRFLNDAVNGLLSGGTVVALVSLKVLIALEVLIPVTLYLAIVLALSRLYADGEITAMEAGGLSQKKLISAVLFLAILLALMVTGLSLHARPWAYGKMYLLETRGQNEFDIAKVEAGRFYELSHNLVFFAEKLDPARNQARNVWVWEFGPEKRRVTSARSAFQTNGPGEGQKAIVFQEGSHYSLNLKTGTDHLVGFQENVLQLEPPQIPPAKYRRKAASTEHLATSTDPADIAELQWRFSTGISTVLMALLAIPLSRVAPRRGKYGKVVAAIILFFVIYNLSLIAKTWVEKQVVGAVPGIWWVTLLNAGLVLFLLPVQSPLRKLRLRRVRTSGGGTP; this comes from the coding sequence TTGATTATCGAACGTTACATAGTGCGTGAAATCTGCGCGCCCCTGGTGGTTATCTGCACGGTGCTGATCATGATCTTCTCCGGCTTCAGCGCCGTCCGGTTCCTCAACGACGCCGTCAACGGCCTGCTCTCGGGCGGAACGGTCGTCGCCCTGGTCTCGCTCAAGGTGTTGATCGCCCTGGAAGTCCTGATTCCTGTCACGCTCTATCTGGCCATCGTTCTCGCCCTCAGCCGTCTGTATGCCGATGGCGAGATCACGGCCATGGAGGCGGGCGGCCTCAGCCAGAAAAAGTTGATCAGCGCTGTTCTCTTCCTCGCCATTCTGCTTGCCCTTATGGTTACCGGACTTTCCCTCCATGCACGCCCCTGGGCCTACGGGAAGATGTATCTGCTGGAGACCAGGGGGCAGAACGAGTTCGATATCGCCAAGGTGGAAGCCGGCCGGTTCTACGAACTCAGCCACAATCTGGTGTTCTTTGCCGAAAAGCTCGACCCGGCCAGAAACCAAGCCCGTAATGTGTGGGTGTGGGAATTCGGACCGGAAAAGCGCAGGGTGACCAGCGCCCGATCAGCATTCCAGACAAACGGCCCGGGCGAGGGGCAAAAGGCAATCGTCTTCCAGGAAGGCTCCCACTATAGCCTGAACCTGAAAACCGGAACGGATCACCTGGTCGGGTTTCAGGAAAACGTGCTCCAGCTGGAACCGCCCCAAATCCCGCCCGCAAAATACAGGCGCAAGGCGGCCTCCACGGAACATCTGGCCACGTCCACGGATCCGGCGGACATCGCGGAGCTGCAGTGGCGCTTTTCCACCGGCATCTCCACCGTGCTGATGGCCCTGCTGGCGATCCCCTTGAGCCGGGTCGCTCCGCGGCGCGGCAAATACGGCAAGGTGGTCGCGGCCATCATCCTCTTCTTCGTCATTTACAATCTGAGCCTGATCGCCAAGACCTGGGTTGAAAAGCAGGTGGTGGGCGCCGTGCCCGGCATCTGGTGGGTCACGCTGCTGAATGCCGGTCTGGTGCTGTTCCTGCTCCCCGTCCAGAGCCCCCTGCGGAAGCTCCGACTGCGCCGGGTCCGAACCAGCGGAGGGGGAACGCCGTGA
- the lptG gene encoding LPS export ABC transporter permease LptG — translation MKIIDRYLGRSFASCWLSVNLILAGLLSFFELAKQLDDIGKGRYDVSDALLYVSLTLPGRMLEMAPPSALLGSIIALGLLAKNQELTALRAGGISVQRIGWTFMKPAVLTLLVLLLGAQFIIPTLEQTAWTRRETALSKSGTLLPRGGFWTRDERRFINLRTARDNGVQAVDIYEFDNRDALTGYIHGRETRIGANGNWELHHVLRKEITEQGDSVRALPRLVLPHLLTPQQTAALTLPPQTLSISELSGTISNLQKREQNAGRYLLALWQKLTLPVITAAMIMLSLPLVCRPARSASLGWHIMIGAIFGVVFFYLNQILGYTGLILQVSPFWTTLFPALAVLAGGAILTRRIV, via the coding sequence GTGAAGATTATCGATCGTTACCTGGGCCGCAGCTTTGCAAGCTGCTGGCTCAGCGTCAATCTGATTCTGGCCGGGCTGCTCAGTTTTTTCGAACTGGCCAAACAGCTGGACGACATCGGCAAGGGGCGCTACGACGTAAGCGACGCCCTGCTGTACGTGAGCCTGACACTTCCCGGACGCATGCTGGAGATGGCTCCACCCAGCGCTCTTTTGGGAAGCATTATCGCCTTGGGATTGCTGGCAAAGAACCAGGAACTGACCGCGCTGCGGGCGGGCGGGATATCCGTCCAGCGCATCGGCTGGACCTTCATGAAGCCCGCCGTTCTCACGCTGCTCGTTCTTCTGCTGGGAGCCCAGTTCATCATCCCCACCCTCGAACAGACCGCCTGGACCCGGCGCGAAACAGCTCTTTCGAAATCGGGAACGCTCCTGCCACGGGGCGGTTTCTGGACCAGAGACGAGCGGCGCTTCATCAACCTGCGGACCGCCCGGGACAACGGAGTACAGGCCGTGGATATCTACGAATTCGATAACCGGGATGCCCTGACCGGTTACATCCATGGCAGGGAAACACGCATCGGAGCCAATGGAAACTGGGAACTGCACCATGTGCTGCGCAAGGAGATCACGGAACAGGGAGATTCGGTCCGCGCACTGCCCAGGCTGGTCCTCCCCCACCTGCTCACCCCTCAACAGACAGCCGCACTGACGCTCCCCCCCCAGACCCTCTCCATTTCGGAGCTGTCAGGCACCATCAGCAACCTCCAGAAGAGGGAGCAGAATGCCGGGCGCTACCTGCTGGCGCTCTGGCAGAAGCTGACCCTGCCGGTGATTACGGCGGCAATGATAATGCTCTCCCTCCCCCTGGTATGCAGACCGGCCCGCAGCGCCAGCCTTGGCTGGCATATCATGATCGGTGCCATCTTCGGCGTGGTGTTCTTCTACCTCAACCAGATACTGGGTTACACCGGCCTTATCCTCCAGGTTTCTCCGTTCTGGACCACCCTCTTCCCCGCCCTGGCCGTTCTCGCCGGAGGCGCAATCCTGACGAGAAGAATCGTCTAA
- a CDS encoding metallophosphoesterase family protein — MRGGDSDAGAGLCDGGPFVLAHLSDPHLSPLPGVHPRDLLNKRLLGYFSWYRRRRHIHCPHVLDALLNDLAQAAPDHVAITGDLTNLGLPDEFRQAARWLERVGSPARVMVVPGNHECYVAAPWRETFGRWADYLAGDGAVADGVYPRLRVRGGVALIGLSTARPSLPFMAVGSLGKEQLDRLEDLLEQTGRRGLLRVVLLHHPPVPGSIAWRKRLTDASGFAAVIGRQGAELILHGHAHVSMERELVAGTVPVFGVSSSSSSSSQSAPLRTASYTLYRFRRRGDVWEVLLSVRIYSHRESRFVLARERELLLPAPAIGRTAG, encoded by the coding sequence GTGCGGGGCGGTGACAGTGATGCGGGTGCCGGTCTGTGTGATGGCGGTCCGTTTGTTCTCGCCCATCTCTCCGATCCGCACCTCTCCCCTCTGCCCGGGGTTCACCCCCGTGATCTTCTGAACAAACGCCTGCTGGGCTACTTCTCCTGGTATCGCCGCCGCCGTCACATTCATTGCCCCCACGTCCTCGACGCATTGCTGAACGATCTGGCCCAGGCAGCCCCGGACCATGTGGCCATAACCGGTGACCTGACAAACCTGGGCTTGCCCGACGAGTTCCGTCAGGCGGCTCGCTGGCTGGAGCGGGTGGGTTCGCCGGCGAGGGTCATGGTCGTGCCCGGAAATCATGAGTGCTATGTGGCTGCCCCCTGGCGTGAGACCTTTGGCAGATGGGCCGATTACCTGGCCGGGGACGGGGCAGTGGCGGACGGCGTCTATCCGCGCCTGCGCGTGCGGGGGGGCGTGGCATTGATCGGGCTCTCCACTGCCCGACCGAGCCTGCCCTTCATGGCTGTGGGCAGTCTGGGCAAAGAACAGCTGGACAGACTTGAAGATCTGCTGGAACAGACCGGGCGGCGCGGCCTCCTGCGCGTTGTCCTGCTCCACCATCCACCCGTTCCCGGCAGTATTGCCTGGCGCAAGCGCCTGACCGACGCCAGCGGTTTTGCCGCGGTCATCGGCCGCCAGGGGGCCGAGCTGATCCTGCACGGTCACGCGCACGTATCCATGGAGCGGGAACTGGTTGCCGGGACGGTGCCGGTCTTCGGCGTTTCCTCGTCCTCGTCCTCGTCCTCGCAGTCGGCTCCGCTCCGCACCGCCAGCTACACCCTGTACCGTTTCCGGCGCAGGGGAGACGTATGGGAGGTGCTGCTGAGCGTTCGTATCTACTCCCACCGGGAAAGCCGCTTCGTGCTAGCCCGGGAGCGGGAACTGCTTCTGCCCGCACCTGCGATCGGGAGAACAGCCGGTTAG
- a CDS encoding CDP-alcohol phosphatidyltransferase family protein, with product MTVHAMISAESPVQLWGLSSRQRLERMLKKMNVVNWTDQPDTVPPGDTLLLLRGDYLYDERLIRGLLQKPGTVLRAGDKPVAAHVETGDAAGSLALLDGSKHAGEFPDFCFETPQSLGVNHQITLRKVDAPYLLPISPKNQRRLEQRLFSGSYKGVTDLVTKWLWPRPAQVVTRFCANNGITPNQVTSLSLVLVIIAGLLFYQGSFALGLLAAWGMTFLDTVDGKLARVTVNSSQFGNIFDHAIDLISPPLWYLVWGLGLSTWQPGIDLSLKSAFGLIFIGYIAGRIVEGIFKQFLESSGIFCWRPFDSYFRLITGRRNPNLILLSASLLVGRPDQGLLAVTIWTLISSIILVVRLLMGFCMHLTGTPLRSWLLDVDPATPNPSLTQRCFTNIARD from the coding sequence ATGACCGTACACGCCATGATCTCCGCGGAGAGCCCCGTTCAACTCTGGGGGCTCTCCAGTCGCCAGCGTCTGGAACGCATGCTGAAAAAAATGAACGTCGTTAACTGGACTGATCAGCCCGACACAGTCCCCCCCGGGGACACGCTCCTGCTGCTGCGCGGTGACTACCTGTACGACGAGCGCCTGATCCGCGGCCTGCTCCAGAAACCCGGCACCGTCCTCCGGGCGGGAGACAAGCCGGTGGCCGCCCATGTCGAGACCGGCGATGCAGCGGGGAGCCTCGCCCTTCTCGATGGCTCGAAACATGCCGGCGAGTTTCCGGACTTCTGTTTCGAAACCCCGCAGTCGCTGGGGGTCAATCACCAGATCACGCTTCGCAAGGTAGACGCTCCCTACCTGCTGCCGATCAGCCCGAAAAACCAGCGCAGACTGGAGCAGCGCCTCTTCTCAGGCTCCTACAAGGGGGTCACCGACCTGGTTACCAAATGGCTCTGGCCCCGTCCCGCCCAGGTGGTGACCCGTTTCTGCGCCAACAACGGCATCACTCCCAATCAGGTGACCTCCCTAAGCCTGGTCCTAGTCATCATCGCCGGCCTGCTGTTCTACCAGGGCTCCTTCGCCCTCGGCCTTCTGGCAGCCTGGGGCATGACCTTCCTCGACACCGTGGACGGCAAACTGGCCAGGGTCACGGTCAACTCCAGCCAGTTCGGAAACATATTCGACCATGCCATCGACCTGATATCCCCCCCGCTCTGGTACCTGGTCTGGGGGCTGGGGCTATCCACCTGGCAACCGGGGATCGACCTGTCGCTCAAGTCCGCCTTCGGCCTGATCTTCATCGGCTACATCGCCGGTCGCATCGTGGAGGGGATTTTCAAGCAGTTCCTCGAATCCTCCGGTATCTTCTGCTGGCGCCCCTTCGACTCCTATTTCCGCCTGATCACCGGGAGACGCAACCCCAACCTGATCCTGCTCAGCGCAAGCCTCCTGGTCGGACGGCCCGACCAAGGGTTGCTGGCGGTGACCATCTGGACCCTGATCTCCAGCATCATCCTGGTCGTGCGCCTGCTCATGGGCTTCTGCATGCACCTGACCGGCACTCCCCTGCGTTCCTGGCTCCTGGACGTCGACCCCGCGACCCCCAACCCCTCACTGACCCAGCGCTGCTTCACCAACATTGCCCGTGACTAG
- a CDS encoding diacylglycerol/lipid kinase family protein: MIPGAGAADKGISIGMISNPLSGGNKQGIGRIRTYLANHLHIRAAEATTPGELHAVLDDFSARGVDLLIINGGDGTVQAVLTALLGQPGATPLPLLALLRAGTTSMLARDVGARGEPLVALKKIHAWSMDRERDPRHIHERPVLRVIQEDNGESPCGMFFGAGAIPRGIDIFHSSMNPQGIRGELMPGLTSLRLLLAALFGNVKLLPPTDMAIRLDKTPTQGTSYLFAMVSTLERLFLGLHPFWGKETAPLHFTALKWKAPRFLRNLPFLLRGVPTATATEENGYFSNNAARITLDFRGPFTLDGEIFQARSPLTIEPVGPVRFLRI, from the coding sequence GTGATTCCCGGAGCAGGTGCAGCCGACAAAGGCATCAGCATCGGCATGATCAGCAACCCCTTGAGCGGTGGGAACAAACAGGGGATTGGCCGAATAAGAACCTACCTTGCCAACCATCTGCACATCCGCGCCGCCGAGGCCACCACACCCGGGGAACTGCATGCGGTTCTTGACGATTTCAGCGCCCGCGGTGTCGATCTGCTCATTATCAACGGAGGCGACGGAACCGTCCAGGCCGTGCTGACCGCCCTGTTGGGCCAACCGGGCGCCACTCCCCTTCCCCTGCTGGCTCTGCTGCGGGCGGGAACCACCAGCATGCTCGCCCGGGACGTGGGTGCGCGCGGCGAACCGCTCGTTGCCCTGAAAAAGATCCACGCCTGGAGCATGGACAGGGAGCGCGATCCGAGACACATCCACGAACGCCCGGTACTGAGGGTCATCCAGGAAGACAACGGGGAATCCCCCTGCGGGATGTTCTTCGGCGCCGGCGCCATTCCCCGGGGCATAGACATATTCCACAGCAGCATGAACCCGCAGGGCATACGCGGGGAGCTAATGCCGGGGTTGACCTCGCTTCGACTCCTGCTGGCGGCTTTGTTCGGCAACGTCAAACTCCTGCCTCCAACCGACATGGCTATCCGCCTGGATAAAACCCCGACACAGGGAACCAGCTACCTGTTTGCCATGGTCAGCACCCTGGAGCGCCTCTTTCTCGGCCTGCACCCCTTCTGGGGAAAGGAGACAGCCCCCCTGCATTTCACCGCCCTGAAATGGAAAGCACCCCGGTTCCTGCGCAACCTCCCCTTCCTGCTGCGCGGTGTCCCCACCGCCACCGCCACGGAGGAAAACGGCTATTTCAGCAATAACGCCGCCAGGATCACCCTCGACTTCAGGGGCCCATTCACCCTGGACGGCGAGATCTTTCAGGCGCGCTCGCCACTGACCATCGAACCGGTGGGACCGGTACGTTTCCTGAGAATCTGA
- a CDS encoding tetratricopeptide repeat protein, which produces MKRYLPVIFPVACLAMVAMVDPACAVTRPSSARSTTEQANRLREGAAKASAALWQKASAQYERGRTSGNGREKATYFRQAEHYAQQAIAVDPRGDEGYKWLAIALGAQAEDAAVRDQIQLSRRVKENIEKALALDPHDDISLLVLSRWHYKVASLKPWTRGVVKLVYGGLPQASMEKAELLLLRAIAIRDRIVHRYSLAKVYYYMGRREAAVQQLRLALKLPVTIPEETEDLEKARRKLVSW; this is translated from the coding sequence TTGAAGAGATATCTCCCCGTCATTTTTCCGGTTGCGTGTTTGGCCATGGTCGCCATGGTCGACCCCGCTTGTGCGGTAACCCGTCCCTCTTCGGCTCGATCAACGACTGAGCAGGCGAATCGGCTCAGGGAGGGGGCTGCGAAGGCTTCGGCGGCCCTGTGGCAAAAGGCCAGCGCTCAGTATGAACGTGGTCGGACAAGCGGGAATGGACGGGAAAAGGCGACTTATTTCCGGCAAGCCGAGCACTATGCCCAGCAGGCCATCGCCGTTGACCCGCGGGGTGACGAGGGGTACAAGTGGCTGGCCATCGCCCTGGGCGCCCAGGCGGAGGATGCCGCAGTGAGGGACCAGATCCAGTTGTCGCGCCGCGTCAAGGAAAATATCGAAAAGGCGCTTGCCCTCGATCCCCATGACGATATCTCCCTGCTGGTGCTCAGCCGCTGGCATTACAAGGTCGCCTCGCTGAAGCCCTGGACCAGGGGGGTGGTCAAGCTGGTCTACGGCGGCTTGCCCCAGGCATCCATGGAGAAGGCCGAGCTGCTTCTGCTGCGGGCGATCGCGATAAGAGACCGTATCGTACACCGCTACAGTCTGGCCAAGGTCTACTACTACATGGGGAGACGTGAAGCTGCCGTCCAGCAGTTGCGGCTGGCGCTGAAGCTGCCGGTGACGATCCCCGAGGAGACCGAGGATCTGGAGAAGGCGCGCCGGAAACTGGTCAGCTGGTAG
- a CDS encoding ABC transporter ATP-binding protein translates to MRIMLFFIRAYPIQTLVMLLAQLLAGVMEGLSLTALLPMLNLAVSGNNGKLSSGVGKTVTSALQFFGITPTVSTLLFVMVAGVLLKSGLVLFADRKVGYTVARVATDLRLSLLRALLGTRWEYYLTQPMGGLTNAISSEVMRASSAYLQGTLAITYMVTAAVYAVVALLVSWKVSLAALAAGSLLMFLLNRLVQRTKKAGRQETALMHSLLSRLADNLQSVKPLKAMGREQLAERMLEADTVKLNRALRKQVSSKATLKSLQEPILMMLIMAGLYLSLVVWKYDLPKVMMLVFLVVRLFGEQKKLQQKFQDMASSESAFWSLRKKIDEAVRQKEPNLGRRQVTLNGSIRFDRVGFSYEGGAGCVLKEASLEIPAGSCAAVIGPSGAGKTTLVDLVIGLLQPQQGAVLIDGVALADMDMKFWRGQIGYVPQDTVLLHDSILANVTLDDPALGENEAKEALCAAGAWEFVSAMPEGMATVVGERGSKLSGGQRQRIAIARALAHRPRLLILDEATSALDPESERAICATLMRLRGTVTMLAISHQPALVQVADQIYRIEEQTIRGQLPGSAQASVA, encoded by the coding sequence CGGAGTCGGCAAGACCGTTACCTCGGCCCTGCAGTTTTTCGGTATTACGCCGACGGTGTCCACCCTGTTGTTTGTCATGGTTGCCGGCGTGCTCCTGAAGAGCGGTCTGGTGCTGTTCGCCGACCGGAAGGTCGGCTATACCGTCGCCCGGGTGGCCACGGACCTGCGCCTCTCGCTGCTGCGGGCGCTTCTGGGAACCCGCTGGGAGTACTATCTGACCCAGCCCATGGGCGGCCTGACCAACGCCATCTCCAGCGAGGTCATGCGCGCCTCTTCGGCCTATCTGCAGGGAACACTGGCGATCACCTACATGGTGACGGCAGCCGTGTATGCGGTTGTGGCGCTGCTGGTCTCCTGGAAGGTGAGTCTCGCGGCGCTGGCCGCAGGTTCCCTGCTTATGTTCCTGCTCAACCGCCTGGTACAGCGGACGAAAAAAGCCGGCAGGCAGGAGACGGCTCTCATGCATTCTCTCCTCTCCCGACTGGCCGATAACCTGCAGTCGGTCAAGCCGCTCAAGGCCATGGGGCGGGAGCAGCTGGCGGAACGGATGCTGGAGGCGGATACGGTCAAACTCAACCGCGCCCTGCGCAAACAGGTCTCCAGCAAGGCGACGCTCAAGAGCCTGCAGGAGCCGATCCTGATGATGTTGATCATGGCCGGATTGTACCTTTCTCTGGTGGTCTGGAAGTATGATCTTCCCAAGGTGATGATGCTGGTCTTTCTGGTGGTGCGGCTTTTCGGCGAACAGAAGAAACTGCAGCAGAAGTTTCAGGACATGGCCTCCAGTGAGAGCGCCTTCTGGTCTCTGCGCAAGAAGATCGACGAGGCCGTGCGCCAGAAGGAGCCGAATCTTGGGCGCAGACAGGTGACGCTGAACGGGAGTATCCGCTTCGATCGGGTCGGCTTCAGCTATGAAGGTGGGGCCGGGTGCGTGCTCAAGGAGGCCTCCCTGGAGATCCCTGCCGGTTCCTGCGCCGCGGTTATCGGTCCCTCCGGGGCGGGCAAGACCACGCTGGTGGATCTGGTGATTGGCCTTCTGCAACCGCAACAGGGAGCCGTGCTGATCGATGGCGTGGCGTTGGCCGATATGGACATGAAGTTCTGGCGCGGCCAGATCGGCTATGTTCCCCAGGACACCGTGCTGCTGCACGATTCGATTCTGGCCAATGTGACCCTTGACGATCCTGCGCTGGGCGAGAATGAGGCCAAGGAGGCCTTGTGCGCCGCCGGCGCCTGGGAGTTCGTGTCGGCCATGCCGGAGGGGATGGCCACCGTCGTGGGAGAGCGCGGCTCCAAGCTTTCCGGTGGCCAGCGGCAGCGCATCGCCATCGCCAGGGCCCTGGCACATCGCCCGCGCCTTCTGATTCTGGACGAGGCCACCAGCGCCCTCGACCCCGAGAGCGAGCGGGCGATCTGCGCGACGCTCATGCGTCTGCGCGGCACGGTCACTATGCTTGCCATCTCCCACCAGCCCGCTCTGGTACAGGTGGCGGACCAGATCTACCGTATCGAGGAACAAACGATTCGTGGCCAACTGCCCGGATCCGCACAGGCCTCAGTCGCCTGA